A genomic window from Sorex araneus isolate mSorAra2 chromosome 2, mSorAra2.pri, whole genome shotgun sequence includes:
- the LOC129402407 gene encoding histone H2A type 1-H, giving the protein MSGRGKQGGKARAKAKTRSSRAGLQFPVGRVHRLLRKGNYAERVGAGAPVYLAAVLEYLTAEILELAGNAARDNKKTRIIPRHLQLAIRNDEELNKLLGKVTIAQGGVLPNIQAVLLPKKTESHHKAK; this is encoded by the coding sequence ATGTCCGGACGCGGCAAGCAGGGCGGCAAGGCGCGCGCCAAGGCCAAGACCCGCTCGTCCCGGGCCGGCCTGCAGTTCCCCGTGGGCCGCGTGCACCGGCTGCTCCGCAAGGGCAACTACGCCGAGCGGGTGGGCGCCGGCGCCCCGGTGTACCTGGCGGCCGTGCTCGAGTACCTGACGGCCGAGATCCTGGAGCTGGCGGGCAACGCGGCCCGCGACAACAAGAAGACGCGCATCATCCCGCGCCACCTGCAGCTGGCCATCCGCAACGACGAGGAGCTCAACAAGCTGCTGGGCAAAGTGACCATCGCGCAGGGCGGCGTCCTGCCCAACATCCAGGCCGTGCTGCTGCCCAAGAAGACCGAGAGCCACCACAAGGCTAAGTAA
- the LOC129402414 gene encoding histone H2B type 1-K, producing MPEPAKSAPAPKKGSKKAVTKAQKKDGKKRKRSRKESYSVYVYKVLKQVHPDTGISSKAMGIMNSFVNDIFERIAGEASRLAHYNKRSTITSREIQTAVRLLLPGELAKHAVSEGTKAVTKYTSAK from the coding sequence ATGCCTGAGCCCGCCAAGTCCGCTCCTGCCCCGAAAAAGGGCTCCAAGAAGGCCGTGACCAAGGCGCAGAAGAAGGACGGCAAGAAGCGCAAGCGCAGCCGCAAGGAGAGCTACTCGGTGTACGTGTACAAGGTGCTCAAGCAGGTGCACCCCGACACGGGCATCTCGTCCAAGGCCATGGGCATCATGAACTCGTTCGTCAACGACATCTTCGAGCGCATCGCCGGCGAGGCGTCCCGCCTGGCGCACTACAACAAGCGCTCGACCATCACGTCGCGGGAGATCCAGACGGCCGTGCGCCTGCTGCTGCCTGGGGAGCTGGCCAAGCACGCCGTGTCCGAGGGCACCAAGGCCGTCACCAAGTACACCAGCGCCAAGTAA
- the LOC101549159 gene encoding histone H4, with the protein MSGRGKGGKGLGKGGAKRHRKVLRDNIQGITKPAIRRLARRGGVKRISGLIYEETRGVLKVFLENVIRDAVTYTEHAKRKTVTAMDVVYALKRQGRTLYGFGG; encoded by the coding sequence ATGTCTGGACGCGGGAAAGGCGGGAAGGGCCTGGGCAAGGGCGGCGCTAAGCGCCACCGCAAGGTGCTCCGCGACAACATCCAGGGCATCACCAAGCCCGCCATCCGCCGCCTGGCCCGGCGCGGCGGCGTCAAGCGCATCTCGGGGCTCATCTACGAGGAGACCCGCGGGGTGCTCAAGGTCTTCCTGGAGAACGTCATCCGCGACGCCGTCACCTACACCGAGCACGCCAAGCGCAAGACCGTCACGGCCATGGACGTGGTCTACGCGCTCAAGCGCCAGGGCCGCACCCTCTACGGCTTCGGCGGCTAA